Proteins encoded together in one Rana temporaria chromosome 6, aRanTem1.1, whole genome shotgun sequence window:
- the AIMP2 gene encoding aminoacyl tRNA synthase complex-interacting multifunctional protein 2 isoform X2, which yields MIQTPDADLDVTEIIQADSSAAPAAQTADLDAILGKDYGALRDIVVNANPAVPPLSLLILHSLLCERYQVLSAVHTHSSVTNIPEPLLKCFGDQLNKKYRQEYQLGFTLIWKDVPKPQMKFSIQNMCPIEGEGNIARFLFSLLGNSYNAVTATLIDSWVDTAIFQLREGSSKEKAAVFRALNSALGKAPWLVGNELTIADIVSWCAIQQSGSSAAIPANVEKWMKSCENLTSFHSVLKLLK from the exons ATGATCCAGACTCCAGATGCAGATCTTGATGTGACAGAGATTATTCAAGCAGATTCGTCGGCAGCTCCGGCCGCTCAGACAGCAGACCTTGATGCTATACTTGGAAAA GATTATGGGGCTCTGAGAGATATTGTCGTCAATGCAAATCCTGCTGTGCCTCCACTTTCCCTGCTGATCCTGCACAGCCTGCTGTGTGAACGCTACCAGGTGCTGTCAGCAGTACACACACATTCTTCTGTCACCAACATCCCAGAACCTCTTCTGAAATGCTTTGGGGAtcaattgaataaaaagtatcGCCAGGAATATCAGCTTGGCTTCACTCTCATTTGGAAAGATG TGCCCAAACCACAGATGAAATTCAGCATTCAAAATATGTGTCCTATTGAAGGAGAAGGCAACATAGCTCGTTTCCTGTTCTCCCTCTTAGGCAACTCTTATAATGCTGTTACAGCTACACTGATTGATAGCTGGGTGGACACCGCCATCTTCCAACTCAGAGAAGGTAGCAGTAAAGAGAAAGCGGCTGTTTTCCGGGCCTTGAACTCTGCATTAGGCAAGGCTCCCTGGCTAGTGGGAAATGAACTGACCATTGCAGACATCGTCAGTTGGTGTGCCATTCAGCAGTCTGGTAGCTCGGCTGCCATTCCAGCAAATGTGGAGAAATGGATGAAATCTTGTGAAAACCTCACATCCTTCCATTCAGTGCTGAAGTTATTAAAGTAA
- the AIMP2 gene encoding aminoacyl tRNA synthase complex-interacting multifunctional protein 2 isoform X1: MPMYRVQQYNSGDIQVDLPSCMYRLPNLHQPITGHHEQEPADPAFQALESRQEDILKRLYELKAAVDGLSKMIQTPDADLDVTEIIQADSSAAPAAQTADLDAILGKDYGALRDIVVNANPAVPPLSLLILHSLLCERYQVLSAVHTHSSVTNIPEPLLKCFGDQLNKKYRQEYQLGFTLIWKDVPKPQMKFSIQNMCPIEGEGNIARFLFSLLGNSYNAVTATLIDSWVDTAIFQLREGSSKEKAAVFRALNSALGKAPWLVGNELTIADIVSWCAIQQSGSSAAIPANVEKWMKSCENLTSFHSVLKLLK; the protein is encoded by the exons ATgcccatgtacagagtgcagcaaTACAACAGCGGGGACATCCAGGTAGATCTGCCCAGCTGCATGTACAGGCTGCCCAACCTCCACCAGCCCATCACTGGACACCATGAGCAG GAGCCAGCTGATCCAGCTTTTCAAGCCCTGGAGTCCAGGCAAGAAGACATCTTGAAGCGCCTCTATGAGCTGAAAGCTGCGGTTGATGGCCTTTCAAAGATGATCCAGACTCCAGATGCAGATCTTGATGTGACAGAGATTATTCAAGCAGATTCGTCGGCAGCTCCGGCCGCTCAGACAGCAGACCTTGATGCTATACTTGGAAAA GATTATGGGGCTCTGAGAGATATTGTCGTCAATGCAAATCCTGCTGTGCCTCCACTTTCCCTGCTGATCCTGCACAGCCTGCTGTGTGAACGCTACCAGGTGCTGTCAGCAGTACACACACATTCTTCTGTCACCAACATCCCAGAACCTCTTCTGAAATGCTTTGGGGAtcaattgaataaaaagtatcGCCAGGAATATCAGCTTGGCTTCACTCTCATTTGGAAAGATG TGCCCAAACCACAGATGAAATTCAGCATTCAAAATATGTGTCCTATTGAAGGAGAAGGCAACATAGCTCGTTTCCTGTTCTCCCTCTTAGGCAACTCTTATAATGCTGTTACAGCTACACTGATTGATAGCTGGGTGGACACCGCCATCTTCCAACTCAGAGAAGGTAGCAGTAAAGAGAAAGCGGCTGTTTTCCGGGCCTTGAACTCTGCATTAGGCAAGGCTCCCTGGCTAGTGGGAAATGAACTGACCATTGCAGACATCGTCAGTTGGTGTGCCATTCAGCAGTCTGGTAGCTCGGCTGCCATTCCAGCAAATGTGGAGAAATGGATGAAATCTTGTGAAAACCTCACATCCTTCCATTCAGTGCTGAAGTTATTAAAGTAA